In a genomic window of Arthrobacter woluwensis:
- a CDS encoding glycerophosphodiester phosphodiesterase: MTQNSRPLVYAHRGASELFAEHTRAAYLQAIADGADGVECDVHLTEDGHVVLLHDDDLDRTSNGTGPVAEKALEELRELDFHSWKGVVLPQAFGSPSEQFLTLGELLDILAGAGREIGLAIEFKHPSPFGFRLEEKTLELLSGRGWEASSGMLGNIRVSFMSFDPQATDQLLETVPAEAVCQLVDDVDTEEVKEDLQLGGLAASAVALVLRAAVQRAEGMLDDGIAGIAGPGIDYLKAHADQARQWLADGRRFRVWTVDDDADVDYCVTFGIQEITTNRPAEVLQRISVALGEVPAV, translated from the coding sequence ATGACTCAGAACAGCCGTCCTCTCGTCTACGCTCACCGGGGCGCCAGCGAGCTCTTCGCCGAGCACACCCGCGCCGCCTACCTGCAGGCGATCGCGGACGGGGCGGACGGCGTCGAGTGCGATGTTCACCTGACCGAGGATGGCCACGTGGTGCTGCTGCACGACGACGACCTCGACCGCACTTCGAACGGCACCGGACCGGTGGCCGAGAAGGCCCTCGAAGAGCTGCGCGAACTGGACTTCCACTCGTGGAAGGGCGTCGTGCTCCCGCAGGCGTTCGGCTCTCCGAGCGAGCAGTTCCTCACCCTCGGGGAGCTCTTGGACATCCTGGCGGGCGCCGGCCGCGAGATCGGGCTGGCGATCGAGTTCAAGCACCCCTCGCCGTTCGGGTTCCGGCTGGAGGAGAAGACGCTGGAGCTGCTGTCGGGGCGGGGGTGGGAGGCGTCGTCGGGGATGCTCGGGAACATCCGGGTCTCCTTCATGAGCTTCGACCCGCAGGCCACGGACCAGCTCCTGGAAACCGTCCCCGCGGAGGCCGTGTGCCAGCTCGTGGACGATGTGGACACCGAGGAGGTCAAGGAAGATCTCCAACTGGGCGGCCTGGCGGCGAGTGCGGTCGCGCTCGTGCTCCGCGCCGCGGTCCAGCGGGCCGAGGGGATGCTGGATGACGGCATCGCCGGGATCGCGGGCCCCGGCATCGACTACCTGAAGGCGCATGCCGACCAGGCGCGGCAATGGCTGGCGGACGGTCGCCGCTTCCGCGTCTGGACGGTGGACGACGACGCCGACGTGGACTACTGCGTGACCTTCGGCATCCAGGAGATCACCACCAACCGCCCGGCCGAGGTGCTGCAGCGGATCTCCGTGGCACTGGGTGAGGTCCCGGCGGTCTAG
- a CDS encoding DUF445 domain-containing protein, with product MDVNTAPISQDSGMLPSPGDAAKAAALARMKGIALALLIALAVVFGVSFALQHQYPWLAYVRAAAEGGMVGALADWFAVTALFRHPMGLKIPHTAIIPRKKDQIGASLGDFVGSNFLSEDVIRTKLAATDLARALGRWLSGTHDDGAPATGLTGADRIAKEGAAAIRGLFTVLRDDDVQAVVESMVRKHVVDPPWGPPVGKLAERVFDEGHHRHLVDLLIDRAADWVGRNHETVNRLVSDRSPLWVPGFVDSLVGDKVYIELAKFVKGIQADPDHQVRQAIDTYLKELAQDLQHDPAMIERAEGIKAQILGDPQVRDIAGRTWETIKKALLEAVDDPQSELYQRFVGAIRDFGRRLVDDPELAAKVNTWVADIAAYVVSNYRDQITGLITDTVERWDAEETSQKIELQVGRDLQFIRINGTVVGSLAGLLIFTVATLLLG from the coding sequence ATGGACGTGAACACTGCGCCAATTTCCCAGGACAGCGGCATGCTGCCCTCACCGGGTGACGCCGCCAAGGCCGCCGCGCTGGCCCGGATGAAGGGCATCGCCCTGGCACTGCTCATCGCCCTGGCCGTGGTGTTCGGGGTCTCCTTCGCGCTCCAGCATCAGTATCCGTGGCTGGCGTATGTCCGGGCCGCGGCCGAAGGCGGCATGGTGGGCGCCCTCGCCGACTGGTTCGCCGTCACCGCGCTCTTCCGTCATCCGATGGGCCTCAAGATCCCCCATACCGCGATCATCCCGCGGAAGAAGGACCAGATCGGCGCCTCCCTGGGGGACTTCGTGGGCTCCAACTTCCTCTCCGAGGACGTCATCCGCACCAAGCTCGCGGCCACGGATCTGGCCCGCGCGCTGGGCCGCTGGCTCTCCGGCACGCACGACGACGGCGCACCCGCCACCGGCCTGACCGGCGCCGACCGCATCGCGAAGGAAGGTGCGGCCGCCATCCGTGGTCTCTTCACCGTCCTGCGGGATGACGATGTCCAGGCCGTGGTCGAATCGATGGTCCGCAAGCACGTCGTCGATCCGCCGTGGGGTCCGCCGGTCGGCAAGCTCGCCGAGCGGGTGTTCGATGAGGGGCACCACCGGCACCTCGTGGACCTGCTGATCGACCGGGCCGCGGACTGGGTCGGCCGGAACCACGAGACGGTGAACCGCCTGGTCAGCGACCGTTCCCCGCTCTGGGTGCCCGGGTTCGTGGACTCGCTGGTCGGGGACAAGGTGTACATCGAGCTGGCGAAGTTCGTGAAGGGCATCCAGGCGGACCCGGATCACCAGGTCCGCCAGGCCATCGACACCTACCTCAAGGAACTGGCCCAGGACCTCCAGCACGACCCGGCGATGATCGAACGGGCCGAGGGGATCAAGGCGCAGATCCTGGGCGATCCGCAGGTCCGCGACATCGCCGGCCGCACCTGGGAGACCATCAAGAAGGCGCTCCTGGAAGCCGTGGACGATCCCCAGAGCGAGCTGTACCAGCGCTTCGTGGGCGCGATCCGGGACTTCGGCCGTCGCCTGGTGGACGACCCCGAGCTGGCAGCCAAGGTCAACACGTGGGTGGCCGACATCGCGGCCTACGTGGTGTCCAACTACCGCGACCAGATCACCGGGCTCATCACCGACACCGTGGAACGCTGGGACGCCGAGGAGACCTCGCAGAAGATCGAGCTCCAGGTGGGCCGGGACCTGCAGTTCATCCGAATCAACGGCACCGTGGTCGGGTCGCTGGCCGGGCTGCTCATCTTCACGGTCGCCACGCTGCTGCTGGGCTGA
- a CDS encoding spermidine synthase produces the protein MKQGQKAQPTGPVEGVFPVDQGEAELIRDLDLANGWLLRLNGVQSSHIDLDDPGHLSFEYMRWIAALVEDRWAPGTSDRVRLLHLGGAACSLARYFHHVFPESRQVVVELDAALATAVRDWFDLPRAPFLRIRVGEARAVTETLSPASRDVVIRDVFAQGVTPSSLTSREFTEHAARVLGPDGVYLVNCGSAPDLKSAREEAATIASVFPHVAIVADAPMLKGRRFGNVIIAGSFTAFPGSASMVRTLLGGGVPAQYLDDARVREFARDAAVRHDAPSS, from the coding sequence ATGAAACAGGGGCAGAAGGCGCAGCCGACGGGGCCCGTGGAGGGCGTCTTTCCTGTGGATCAGGGCGAGGCGGAGCTGATCCGGGATCTCGACCTCGCGAACGGCTGGCTCCTGCGGCTCAACGGCGTCCAGAGTTCCCACATCGACCTCGACGACCCGGGCCACCTGAGCTTCGAGTACATGCGGTGGATCGCGGCGCTGGTCGAGGACCGCTGGGCACCCGGGACGAGTGATCGTGTCCGCCTGCTGCACCTCGGCGGGGCCGCCTGCTCGCTCGCCCGCTACTTCCATCATGTCTTCCCGGAGTCCCGTCAGGTGGTGGTGGAGCTCGACGCCGCGCTCGCCACCGCGGTGCGCGACTGGTTCGACCTCCCCAGGGCGCCGTTCCTCCGCATCCGGGTGGGCGAGGCCCGCGCCGTGACGGAGACGCTCAGCCCCGCCAGCCGCGACGTGGTGATCCGCGACGTGTTCGCACAGGGTGTCACACCGTCCTCGCTGACCAGCCGTGAGTTCACCGAGCACGCCGCCCGGGTCCTCGGGCCGGACGGTGTGTATCTGGTGAATTGCGGCTCCGCCCCGGACCTGAAATCGGCGCGCGAAGAGGCCGCGACCATCGCCTCTGTCTTCCCGCACGTGGCGATCGTCGCGGACGCCCCCATGCTCAAGGGCCGGCGGTTCGGCAATGTGATCATCGCGGGAAGCTTCACGGCCTTCCCCGGCTCGGCGTCCATGGTCCGGACCCTGCTGGGTGGTGGCGTTCCCGCTCAGTACCTGGACGACGCGCGGGTGCGCGAGTTCGCACGCGACGCTGCCGTCCGGCACGACGCGCCGTCGTCGTAG
- a CDS encoding O-methyltransferase, whose product MSAFEHRSQPEWVAMEEWIANTVVHPDPALDQAIRTAQAAGMPPIEVAPNSGKLLELLVRIRGARRVLEIGTLAGFSTLFMARALPEDGRLVTIEFSAEHAAVARKNLDDAGVGARVDVRVGAALDVLPTLEGGEPFDLVFIDADKQNNSNYLDWAARLGRPGTVVVLDNTVWEGAPLHPEMDPVNAPAIRASLELLGEDPRFDATVLQTVGSKGWDGFALAVLR is encoded by the coding sequence ATGAGCGCATTCGAACACAGATCCCAGCCGGAATGGGTCGCCATGGAGGAATGGATCGCCAATACGGTCGTCCACCCGGATCCGGCCCTTGACCAGGCCATCCGCACCGCCCAGGCCGCAGGGATGCCGCCCATCGAGGTCGCCCCGAACTCCGGCAAGCTCCTGGAGCTCCTGGTTCGCATCCGTGGAGCCCGGCGGGTTCTCGAGATCGGCACACTGGCCGGATTCAGCACGCTCTTCATGGCCCGCGCGCTCCCGGAGGACGGGCGGCTGGTGACCATCGAGTTCAGCGCCGAGCACGCCGCCGTCGCGCGTAAGAATCTCGACGACGCCGGCGTCGGCGCCCGCGTCGACGTCAGGGTGGGCGCCGCACTGGACGTCCTGCCCACCCTGGAGGGCGGGGAACCGTTCGATCTGGTGTTCATCGACGCGGACAAGCAGAACAACTCGAACTACCTCGACTGGGCGGCGCGACTGGGCCGCCCCGGCACCGTGGTGGTCCTCGACAACACCGTCTGGGAGGGCGCGCCGCTGCACCCCGAGATGGATCCCGTGAACGCCCCGGCGATCAGGGCTTCGCTCGAGCTGCTCGGCGAGGATCCGCGCTTCGACGCCACGGTCCTCCAGACGGTCGGGTCCAAGGGCTGGGACGGCTTCGCCTTGGCCGTGCTGCGCTGA
- a CDS encoding thiamine-binding protein translates to MIVAFSVAPSGAPAGSEAPSDASVHDAVAAAVKVVRESGLPNHTSSMFTEIEGEWDEVMDVVKRATFAVAEYGSRVSLVLKADIRPGYTGELSGKVERLEKALDDLS, encoded by the coding sequence ATGATCGTCGCATTCTCCGTCGCACCCTCCGGCGCTCCCGCGGGATCCGAAGCCCCGAGCGACGCCTCCGTCCATGACGCGGTGGCCGCCGCGGTCAAGGTCGTCCGCGAATCCGGTCTCCCGAATCACACGAGTTCCATGTTCACCGAGATCGAGGGCGAATGGGACGAGGTCATGGACGTGGTCAAGCGTGCGACCTTCGCCGTGGCCGAGTACGGTTCGCGCGTCTCGCTGGTACTCAAGGCCGACATCCGTCCGGGGTACACGGGCGAGCTGAGCGGCAAAGTGGAACGGCTGGAAAAGGCTCTCGACGACCTCTCGTGA
- a CDS encoding TetR/AcrR family transcriptional regulator, translating into MEYRQGGRPLRADAARNVEKIIAAARECFHERGPEVPLQFIAETAKVGPATLFRNFADKEALVLAVISRQLREHVDPVVVQALVEPDAGDALMRVIESIVQVAAEESMLLDALVGRRGVLTTISGNIIEALGMLLGRAQRQGTIRGDVSQEDVIRIVAMLIGSVDTIERGTSAWRRPVALIEDSLRPAAATRELPPQTPVPSLQLPLG; encoded by the coding sequence ATGGAATACCGTCAGGGGGGCCGACCGCTGCGTGCAGACGCGGCGCGGAACGTTGAAAAGATCATTGCGGCCGCCCGCGAGTGTTTCCATGAGCGTGGTCCGGAGGTTCCTCTGCAGTTCATCGCGGAGACCGCCAAGGTGGGTCCGGCGACGCTGTTCCGGAATTTCGCCGACAAGGAAGCCCTGGTCCTCGCTGTCATCTCGCGACAGCTGCGGGAGCATGTGGACCCCGTGGTGGTGCAGGCCCTGGTGGAGCCGGATGCCGGGGACGCCCTCATGCGGGTCATCGAGTCGATCGTCCAGGTGGCGGCCGAAGAGTCAATGCTGCTGGATGCGCTCGTGGGCCGCCGCGGTGTGCTGACGACCATCAGCGGCAACATCATCGAGGCACTCGGGATGCTCCTGGGCCGGGCTCAGCGGCAGGGCACGATCCGCGGCGATGTGTCGCAGGAGGATGTCATCCGGATCGTCGCCATGCTGATCGGCTCCGTGGACACCATCGAACGTGGCACGAGCGCTTGGCGCCGCCCGGTCGCCCTCATCGAGGACTCGCTGCGCCCCGCCGCGGCGACCCGCGAACTCCCGCCCCAGACCCCGGTGCCGAGCCTGCAGCTGCCGCTGGGGTGA
- a CDS encoding MSCRAMM family protein: MARAISRARTRLAVLVLLISGLAFAGLAPAQAAGTAAISGTVVGPAGVDVSQTTVTLQYGSGVPTVSTTVSAGGEFSFTGLTAGQYKLQFENPGAVAVWNGGAPSEAAAPWITLADGQTATQDAALVQPGGSIAGTVTMPAGTSPQNVNVEAYSEAWGEAVVASVAPDADGKYTLSGLLPGTYKVKFTFISYPDSPVWNGDAATRAEAPGIVVTNGDTVTGQDASFVKTGSISGTAKTPEGAAITNRRVILETASGSVVDNVALDAQGRYSFTGLDAGQYKVALASSLPGGPSLWYADGADEASATVITVARNTAVTGVDFTAPMESNGIVIGRVSGYTGGSPLAVALYRADDPHPRSGPPLAIGSVRPDGRYVIFGLPTGKVKAVLMGEIGGYANQWYGGGTLGTSQDIAVVDGQTTRGIDFTAVPEVVITGTAKKPFDASRTYVQVLDLNGDYVGDAFTNDDGTYSVHGLPAGSYKVEFEEFSARGTIAWYGGKTFETAAVVTVVAGQTVTGIDSDVIIAGAKPTPKPTTVKPRPAVPAAVAQPVSSTSGGELAATGTPAALQPLGLAGGALAGIGLLLVLGARVRNRH; encoded by the coding sequence ATGGCTCGTGCCATATCCAGGGCGCGAACGCGCCTGGCAGTCCTCGTGCTGCTCATCTCCGGTCTGGCCTTCGCCGGTCTCGCGCCGGCGCAGGCGGCCGGGACCGCCGCTATTTCCGGCACCGTGGTGGGGCCTGCGGGCGTGGACGTCTCGCAGACCACGGTGACGCTGCAGTACGGTTCCGGCGTGCCCACCGTTTCGACCACGGTCAGCGCCGGCGGCGAGTTCAGCTTCACGGGGCTGACCGCGGGTCAGTACAAGCTCCAGTTCGAGAACCCCGGCGCCGTCGCCGTCTGGAACGGTGGTGCTCCGAGCGAAGCCGCAGCACCATGGATCACGCTCGCCGACGGGCAGACCGCCACTCAGGATGCGGCACTCGTGCAGCCCGGTGGCTCCATCGCCGGCACCGTGACCATGCCCGCGGGCACCTCACCGCAAAATGTGAATGTCGAGGCATACTCCGAAGCCTGGGGCGAAGCGGTCGTGGCCTCCGTGGCCCCCGACGCCGACGGTAAGTACACCCTGAGCGGTCTGCTCCCAGGGACGTACAAGGTGAAGTTCACGTTCATCTCTTACCCGGACTCTCCCGTGTGGAACGGTGACGCGGCGACCCGCGCTGAGGCGCCCGGCATCGTGGTGACCAATGGGGACACCGTGACAGGCCAGGACGCGTCCTTCGTGAAGACCGGCAGCATCTCGGGCACGGCGAAGACACCGGAAGGCGCGGCGATCACTAACCGCCGCGTGATCCTGGAGACCGCATCAGGCAGCGTCGTCGACAACGTCGCCCTCGATGCGCAGGGCCGGTACAGCTTCACCGGACTGGACGCCGGCCAGTACAAGGTCGCGCTCGCGTCATCGCTGCCCGGCGGGCCCAGCCTCTGGTACGCGGACGGGGCCGACGAAGCCTCGGCCACGGTGATCACGGTCGCCAGGAACACCGCCGTCACGGGTGTTGATTTCACCGCGCCCATGGAGAGCAACGGCATCGTGATCGGCCGGGTCTCGGGATACACGGGTGGCTCGCCGCTGGCGGTCGCTCTCTATCGGGCCGACGATCCGCACCCCCGCTCCGGGCCTCCGCTGGCCATCGGCTCGGTGAGGCCGGACGGCCGCTATGTGATCTTCGGCCTGCCGACGGGCAAGGTCAAGGCCGTGCTCATGGGAGAGATCGGCGGCTACGCCAACCAGTGGTACGGCGGCGGGACGCTGGGCACCTCGCAGGACATCGCGGTGGTCGACGGCCAGACCACCCGCGGGATCGACTTCACCGCCGTGCCGGAGGTGGTCATCACGGGAACCGCGAAGAAGCCTTTCGACGCTTCGCGAACCTACGTCCAGGTCCTGGATCTGAACGGGGATTACGTCGGGGACGCTTTCACGAACGACGACGGCACCTACTCCGTGCACGGTCTTCCCGCGGGGTCCTACAAGGTCGAGTTCGAGGAGTTCTCCGCCAGGGGGACCATCGCCTGGTACGGCGGCAAGACCTTCGAAACCGCCGCGGTGGTCACCGTCGTGGCCGGTCAGACTGTCACCGGCATCGACAGCGACGTGATCATCGCCGGAGCCAAGCCCACCCCGAAGCCGACCACCGTCAAGCCCAGGCCGGCAGTGCCCGCCGCGGTGGCACAGCCGGTGAGCTCGACGTCGGGCGGCGAGCTGGCGGCGACGGGCACCCCGGCCGCCCTGCAGCCGCTCGGCCTTGCCGGTGGCGCGCTCGCAGGGATCGGTCTGCTCCTGGTTCTGGGAGCGCGGGTTCGTAACCGTCACTGA
- a CDS encoding DeoR/GlpR family DNA-binding transcription regulator, with the protein MFAEERHSTIADLLTAHGRVTVTELAQRFTITPETVRRDLALLEEQGELRRVHGGAVTVERGSTAETSVPERLATHSEQKQRIAAAAFALLPRTSAASIVLDAGTTTEALAGMIAQRDADAPALLVLTNSIPIAAALSNTPGVALHILGGKVRGVTQAAVGAGTVAELRTVRPDIAFVGTNGIHADFGLSTPDPEEAAVKTAFVQAARRTVVLADASKLDSETLVRFAALEDVDTLVTDGTPSPELAEALSTAEAEVIQA; encoded by the coding sequence ATGTTCGCAGAAGAACGGCACAGCACCATCGCCGACCTCCTGACCGCGCATGGCCGCGTCACAGTCACCGAACTGGCGCAGCGTTTCACCATCACCCCGGAAACGGTCCGTCGGGACCTCGCGCTTCTCGAAGAGCAGGGTGAGCTGCGACGAGTCCACGGCGGCGCGGTGACGGTCGAGCGCGGGAGCACCGCCGAAACCTCGGTCCCCGAGCGTCTGGCCACCCACTCCGAGCAGAAGCAGCGGATCGCGGCGGCCGCCTTCGCCCTCCTCCCCCGCACGTCGGCCGCCAGCATCGTGCTCGACGCCGGCACCACCACGGAAGCCCTCGCCGGCATGATCGCCCAGCGCGACGCCGACGCCCCGGCCCTGCTGGTCCTCACCAACTCGATCCCCATCGCCGCCGCACTCTCCAACACCCCCGGCGTCGCGCTCCACATCCTCGGCGGCAAGGTCCGCGGGGTGACGCAGGCCGCCGTCGGCGCCGGAACCGTGGCCGAGCTGCGGACCGTCCGACCGGACATCGCGTTCGTGGGCACCAACGGGATCCACGCCGACTTCGGCCTGAGCACCCCGGATCCCGAAGAGGCCGCCGTCAAGACGGCGTTCGTCCAGGCGGCCCGGCGCACGGTCGTTCTGGCCGACGCGAGCAAACTCGACTCCGAAACCCTGGTCCGCTTCGCCGCCCTGGAAGACGTGGACACCCTGGTCACCGACGGGACGCCGTCCCCGGAACTGGCCGAAGCCCTTTCAACCGCAGAAGCAGAGGTGATTCAGGCGTGA